ATTGTCTTTCTATTACACGCTAAAATCACTATCCTAGAATTTAAGAGCTCATATGAAACGCCTTCTATTCTTTCTGCTAGTCATTTCCTGGGGCTGCAAAGATGATGCCCCGGTAGTTCCCAAAAACCCCATCACGCTTGAAATAAAAGCCCTAGAATGGACCACTTCCTCCATGGATGCGGTCATTAGCTTATATGACTCTGAGCAAAACTGGGAAGCACGCACGGGGGCCATTAAAAGTCAGACAACTACCTCAAATGGGAAGGCTATCTTTACCAACCTAGCACCAAGACAGTACTGGTGGAGGGTGGAGAAAGGTTGCCTACTCAATGATTACAGTGATTTCTCTACTAGGAGAGCCCTCAAAGAAGAAGAATATTACTCTGCAAAAACATACTTGGTAGGATCTTTCACACTTGAACTAGTGAACACTTCGGCGCTCGCCTTCGAGGTGACGCTTAACTATGGCACTGCCCCTGTAACAGTTAATGGAAACTCTACCCTAACTATTAAAAGGCTTAAGGCAGAATATGACTATATAACTGACGAATCCACTACTTACCAAATTTCTGCTCGCGTAAAAACAAATGACGCATCTAAACCTTATGAGCAGATTGGTTTCTTAACCCCTTATTGTGGAAAAATCGAAAAAGTGGTGTTACCTAAATAAACTTCCGTTTTTAGCCTTTTTACCTCAAAACAGGCTAAAAACGGAAAGGCCCCTACTCCAGGCAGGGGCCTTTCCGTTTTTGGCCTGTTTTGCGCTTATACAAACAACCCCTCCACAGACAAATACCGCTCACCGGTGTCATAGCAGAAAGTTAGAATCTTAGCGCCTTTCTCTAGCTCTTCTATCTTTTGGGCCACCGCTGCTAGAGATCCTCCAGACGAAACGCCCACAAAGATTCCTTCTTCTCTTGCCGCCCGCCGGGTGTAGTCAAACGCTTCTTGCGGGGTAACTTGGATTACGCCATCCAAGACAGACATGTCCATGATTTTGGGAATGAACCCGGCCCCTACTCCCTGGATGGGATGAGGCCCCGGCTCGCCGCCGCTCAACACAGGAGACAGCGTAGGCTCTACGGCAAACACCTTAAGGTTAGGAAACTTCTTTTTGAGCACCCGCGCCACGCCGGTAATATGCCCGCCGGTACCAACGCCGGTAATAAGGTAATCCAGCCCGTCAGTAAAATCTGCCAGGATTTCTTGGGCGGTGGTTTCCATGTGGATTTGGGTATTGGCTTCGTTTTCAAACTGCATGGGAATCCAGGCATTGTCGTTCTGCTGGGCTAGTTCATGGGCTTTCTCAATGGCACCTTTCATGCCTTTCTCGCGGGGCGTCAATTCCAGTTGGGCTCCGTAGGCAGCCATGAGCCTTCTGCGTTCAATGGACATGGATTCTGGCATGACCAAGGTAATTGGGTAGCCTTTTACCGCGGCTACCATGGCCAGGCCCACACCGGTGTTACCAGAAGTTGGTTCAATGATGCGAGTGTCTTTCTTTAGGAGTCCTCGCTTCTCGGCGTCCTCCACCATGGAAAGCGCAATGCGGTCTTTTATGCTTCCGCCGGGGTTGGCGCGTTCCAGTTTCATCCAGACATTGGCATCTGGGCCAAACAAGCGGTTAACCTTGACAGTGGGCGTGTTGCCTATGGTTTGTAGAATGTTCTCTGCTTTCATAAATAAGTAAAATAGTGAACGACCAGGGCTTGGCAGTACTACCGCTTCCTTGGTCTTAGGTGAAAATACTTTTTTGACGTTGGGTTAGATGGAGAAGTCAAGGATGCCTTCGGGTTCTTCGGTGCGGCTTACTTTTATCTGGGCACGGTGGTATAGTCTGGAGTACGGACCCACGCTTTCGGTGAGCCATACGTTGCCGCCAATGATGCTGTGAGCGCCAATGACGGTTGCGCCGCCCAAGATGGTGGCCCCGGCATAAATGACCACATGATCTTCAATGGTAGGATGGCGCTTGATGTCCTGCATGTGCTTAGACACGCTCAAGGCGCCCAAGGTCACCCCTTGGTACAGCTTCACAAACCGCCCAATCTCAGTGGTCTCCCCTATCACCACGCCCGTGCCGTGGTCAATGCAGAAAGGAACCCCAATCTTCGCCCCTGGGTGAATGTCTATTCCCGTTTTGGAATGCGCGTACTCCGTCAGGATTCTGGGCAAGATGGGCACCTCATGCAGGTGCAGGAAATGCGCCATGCGGTACACGCCAATGGCCTGAAACCCCGGATAAGTGCGCATGACCTCCTCTATGTGGCGGGCGGCCGGGTCTTCCTGCAGAATGAAGCGGGCGTCCTCTATGATCTGGTCATACAGTTGGGGCAGTACTTGTATAAACTGCCGGGAGGTTTCTATAGCCGAAAACGCACCCAGGTGCTGAACGCCCTGCAACAGCCGCTGCAGTTCTTGCTCCAGAAACTGGGCCTCTTGCCGCAAGGCATGTTCTGTCTTGTAAGGAGGTTCTGCCAACGGCGGAAACAGTAGCTGCATAAGCCGGTCCAAAAACTGGCACAGCAACGCCGTAGGGACGCGTAGTTGGTTTTGCTGGTGCAAGCCCCAAAGCCGATGTAAAAATGCCTCTTCCATATTCTAGTAATACGTTCAATTTTAGAAGGTGCTACTATTTTTACCCTAGAAATATAAGCCAGGCGGTTTCCTTCAGGCAACTGGCGGCGCGGCGTTTTTGGCTTATTTTCCGGAAAACACACCAAAAACGACATCGGTCTTTCACCAAGTAAATAGAAACCCAGGAGGGTACCTTAGGAAAGGCGTTCAATCCAGAAACCAAAACCTGCCTGAATTGTAGTTAGAGGGATAAGGCTATTTTTCTTGAATTACCGTAGGTAATCTCTTTAGCGTACCTTCACCTGTCTATGGCATTCTGGTCCAACTTATTCACTAGCAAAAAAGCATCTTCTACAGGTAAACCACCTTTGTCTGTGCAGCAGCGCGTGAGCGCCCTAAAACACCTGCCCCCGTTTTTAAAGCTGGTCTGGCAAACCAACCCGCGCATGGCGTTCTTGAACGTAGTGTTGCGCTTATTCAAAGCGGCGGTACCGCTGGCCATGCTCTATGTGGGTCAGTTGATTATTGACGAAGTCATCAGCCTTACCCAGGTCACCGGCGAGCGTGAACTGCGCTACCTGCTCACGCTAGTCGCTATTGAGTTCGGCTTGGCCGTCATCTCAGATACACTCAACAGAGGCATCGCCTTAATAGACGGGCTGCTAGGCGATTTATTTGCCAACCAATCCTCCATCAGGCTCATGGAACATGCCGCCGAGCTGGACCTGGACCAGTTTGAGGACTCTACTTTTTATGACAAGCTGGAACGCGCGCGCCGCCAGACCCTCAGCCGAACCATTCTCATGAGCCAGGTGCTGGGACAATTGCAGGACTTGATCACCATGCTGTTCCTGGCCGTAGGCCTTGTAGCCTTTAACCCATGGCTGTTGCTCTTACTGCTAGTGGCCGTTCTACCCGCCTTCTTAGGCGAATCTCATTTCAATGAACGCAGCTATTCGTTGGTGCATGGCTGGACGCCTGAGCGCCGCGAACTGGACTATTTAAGGCAGACCGGGGCCAGTGATGACACGGCCAAGGAAGTAAAGATTTTCGGGCTGTCAGACTTTTTGGTGAACCGCTTTAGGGAGTTGTCTTCGCAGTTTTATTTAGACAACAAGAAGCTGGCCACACGTCGGGCTGGCTGGGGAAGTTTCTTTGCCGCGTTAGGCAGTGCCGGCTATTACGGCGCCTACGTGTACATCATTCTGCAGACGGTCAACGGGCAAGTGTCCATTGGCCAGCTCACGTTCCTGGCCGGTTCGTTCATGCGCATGCGCGGCCTCCTGGAGTCTATCTTGAACCGATTCACCAGCGTGGCCGAAGGCGCTTTATATCTACAGGATTTCTTTGATTTCTTTGAACTCCAGCCTCGCATTCACCGCAAACCCAACGCCCCGGCTTTCCCGAAACCCATCCAGCACGGCTTTACGTTTGAGAACGTGGGTTTCCAGTACCATAACTCAGAACGCTGGGCCATTAGAAACCTCAACTTCACCCTACGTGCCGGCGAGAAACTAGCTTTGGTAGGAGAAAATGGCGCCGGTAAAACAACCTTGGTCAAACTACTTTCACGCCTCTATGACCCTACCGAGGGACTCATTCTCTTAGATGGCATTGACCTCCGCGAATATGATCCCGCCGATTTACGTCGTGAGATTGGCGTGATTTTCCAGGACTTCGTTAGGTTCCAGATGAGCGCCGGCACTAACATTGCCATTGGCCGCATTGAAGAGAAAAGCAATCAGCCTCGCATAGAATCCTCGGCACACCAAAGCCTGGCAGATACCGTCATCGCTAAACTCCCCGAAGGCTACGACCAGGTCATCGGTCGCCGGTTCAACAAAGGCGTGGACTTGTCTGGTGGCGAATGGCAGAAAATCGCCCTCGGCCGTGCTTACATGCGGGACGCGCAGTTGCTTATCTTAGACGAACCTACCGCCGCCTTGGACGCCCGCGCCGAGCATGAGGTATTCCAGCGCTTCGCGGAGCTGACCAAAGGCAAAACTGCCGTCCTCATCTCCCACCGCTTCTCCACCGTCCGCATGGCTGATAGAATCTTAGTGATTGAGAACGGGCAATTCGTGGAAATGGGCTCCCATGAAGAACTTCTCGCCAAAGGCGAACGCTACGCAGAACTGTTCAGACTTCAAGCGAAGGGATACCTTTAGAAGTCTCTGAGTCGCGAGTTATGAGTCGTGAGTCCTTGGGAATGGAGATGATTCTAATCTTGAGGATTGCCCAAACGAGAGTTTAAGGCAGCGAGCGCAGCTCAGAAGAGGGGTGTTTACACCAGCAGATAAAATCAGCAATGTGTCAGAGACAAGGCAATGCCTTAAACCCTTATCCTAACCTTTTCCATGAGGGAGAAGGGACTATACGCTTAACCGTTTTTGGCTTGATTTCTAGAAAACAAGCCAAAAACAAAAAAGTATATATCTTATAATGGGGCTTCGGAAATTGCCAGTCTTTCTCTTATAACTTTTAGCAACTTCTTTCTTCTCTCAAAAGAAAACGGAAATCTTCCTTTCAAGCCTGAGACGGGTCTTACTCCTATCAAAACCATTTTGGGTTTAAACACGAAAATCATTTGCATTTCAGCCAACAAGAAAGTTGCCTTTGTTTCTGTTACTACACCCACCAAGGAAGCAGATACAATGTTCCAATTTTGCTCACTCGCTAAGTCTTTAATAATACCTAAAGCATCTTTTTGTGAAGAATCATGATTGATTTTAACTAGCCTAAAGTTCTCCTTGATTCTAAAATAAGCATAAACGGAGGTAAGAAATAAGAGAATAAAGGAAGTTAGGGTTATAAAAAGCTCTGTTTCACTTTTTTGTTGCTGGACGTCAGTATAAAGTTTAAAGCAGGCTCCTAGCTGGAGTAAAACCAATAGAAGAAGAATAAAATACTCGTTTAATTTTGAATAATCTTCTTGTATAATCCTTTCTCTTTCTTTGGTGAGCTTAAGGTTGATTTTTTCCATTTACAGTCTCAATATAGTCAAAATCAAACAAGCTAAAACCACCATTACGCTTCTGCCCGCTTCGGGAATTTGCCTAGCATCACATACAAGAAAGCCGCAGTGCACAGCCCAGCCGCCACTTGAAACACCAAGGGCAAGCGGTCCAGGTGATTCCCGAAAATCCAGCCTGCGGCTAGGGCGCCAATACCTATGCCAGCTTCCAGCGCGATGTAGATGGTAGCCATGGCCCGGCCACGATGTGCTGGGTCGCTGAGGTCAATGGCCCAGGCGTAGAGTGTTGGCGAGTTCATACCGGTGCCTATTCCATAGACCACCGCACCCGCCAGAAACCAAGTTTTATCGGTGGCTAAGCTGATGGTGACCATGGAAAGGGCCATCACCAACGTGGAGATGCGCAACAAGGTGACGCGCCCGTATTTGTCAGAGGCACGGCCTGCCATGAACCGAATGCCAATAGAGGAAAGTGTGTAGAAAGTAAAGAAAAGTCCTTTGTTGGCGATACCCAGAGAACTACTGAAATCTGGCACCACCGTGAGCACGGCACCGTAGCAAAAGAGCGTCAGGAACATCACAATAAACGGTGGCATGACCTTAGGCTCCAGAATCTCATGCTTTTTGATGCGTAACAATCCCCAGTTAAATTTCTGCGGGCTAGATAAGGTTTCCTTCAGGCCAGATAGTACCAGAATAGACAGCAAGGCCATGCCCGAAGAGCAGTAAAACAGCGCATTCAAAGAGAAGTACCGGCTGAATTCTCCGCCAATGGCAGGTCCGGCGGCCAAGCCCAAGCTACCTGCCAAACCAAACATGCCCAGTGCTGCGCCGCGTTTCTCCAAAGGCACCGTGTCGGCCACGTAGGCAGACTCGCCGGTGGGTGTGAAGCCCGTAGAGAAGCCATGGATGAGACGCAACAGCATAAACGCGGCCACCGTGGCGACCAAGGGATACAAAAATCCGCAGAGTACGCAGACGGCCACGCCAAAATACATGACCGGAAGGCGTCCAATGGAATCGGCAAGCTTCCCGCTAAAGGGCCGGGATAAACCGGCGGTGAGCGTGAACAAGCCGATTATGAAGCCCTTGTATTCGCCGCCGCCCAGACTGGTGAGGTAGTTGGGCAGTTCTGGAATAATCATGTTGAAGCTAGCCGAGAACAGAAACGAGCTCAGGCACAGCATCCAGAATTGACGGTTATAGACGTTGGGGGCAAAAGACATGGCAAAGGCTATTCGGGGCAAAGGTCAGAAAGAATGGCGCGGGCTCCAATGAATACTTCGTTTTTCGGCTGTTTTCCAGAAAAGAGGCCAAAAACGATTCTATAGCTGATTGTTGATTGCCAATTGTCAATTGCTGGTTGATTTTCCTGCTGGTGTAAACACCCCCCTTCGCCCCCTCAAGGGGGGGAATCCGCGTTTAGTAGAGGCCTCTGTCATTATCACCCAATCCAGTCTTTCTGGCGAGTCGCCTAAGCAGGTTGCCGCCTCTGAAAGGACAGCGGACACGACGAAGTAGAACTGCTTGAACATAAAGCGGCGGCTACTATGCAGAAGAGGCAAGCTGGTACAGCGCGAGGCGGGAAGACGGGGCCCCGCGGCCGTGAGCGCTTAGCGGTAAAAATGCAACAAGGCGGCATAAGGGCACCGGAATACAGAACCTTCTCAGGAACAGCCAACGGAAGCGCACGGCGAAAAGTCACGGAGGTAAATCCGCACATTGAATGGTACAAGGTAATGCAGTTGGTGAGGCAGTCATAGTCTTAGGTGATAACATCAACAACGGCGGAGAGTGAAGAGAAGAGGTTCGTTTTTAGCCTGATTTCTGGGAAAGAGGCCAAAAACGGCTTTGGTGCTTGAGACTACTGCAATTCACGTGGGCTTTCGTATCTTCCGGTTATCAAACCAGACCTATGAAAAACAGAATTAAAATAGCAGTTGCGGTTTTGTTGCTGGCATCTGCCTGCCAACAGCCGGGCCAGGAAAGCGGCAGCACCAATAAATTCTCAGATGCCACGCTCCGCAAAATCTACACCTTGCAAGACGAGCGCAAAACGCAGGAGTTGTTGACGTTTCTGCAACGCCCCGAGGCTATGTACCGTCGCGAGGCCGCTTTGGCCTTCGGGTCTGTACAGGACAGCACGGCCTTGCAACCGTTAGCCGCCTTGTTGCAAGACGCAGACCAAGAGGTTAAAAAAGCCGCCGCCTACGCCTTAGGACAGATAGGAAGCTCTACCGCTGAGACGCCTTTGATAGCCGCCTATGGCGCCGAGAAAGACCCTACCACCCGCGCCGAGTTCTTGGAAGCCTGGGGCAAGGTGGCCACACAGAAGGGGCTGGACATGATGGCTATGATTTCTACCTCGCAACCACAGTTACAGACCGGCCAAGCCTGGGGCTTGTACCGCGCTGGTCAGCGTAAATTAGCCTACGGTTCAGCCATCAAGAAAGCGAGTGAATTGCTTCGCTCAAATCAAGAATCAGCCAGATTGGGCATCGCGCATTTCTTGGGCAGGACGCCTAAGCTGGACCCTTCCTCTATCAAATCTGAGGTGTTCACAGTCGTACAAAAAGACCCAAGCGCCGAAGTACGGATGGCCGCCGCCTTGGCTTTAGGCAAAATGACCGACACGGTGGGTTTAGCGCCCGTGGTGGCTTCCCTTTTGAAGAACGATGTTGATTATAGAGTGCGCGTGAACGCCGTCAGGCCGCTATATGCCTTGTCGTATGGTTCGGCACAGCAGGCGGCCTTTAATGCTTTGACAGACAAGCACCCGCATGTAGCCCTCAGCGCCGCCGATTATCTGGTTGCTAAAGCCCCGGCCACTGAGTCACCCAAACTATTGGAGCACGCCAACAAACAGCAAGATTGGCGCGTGCGTGCTACGCTTTACGGCGCGGCCTTGGCTTCAGCCAATGACAAAAGCGCCATCAGTGCGCAGATTAAACAACTCTTTGCAGCCAGCCAGAACCCATATGAGCAGGCGGCCTTGTTGACGGCCCTGAGCAAAGACCCTACGCAATTTGCGTTTATTCAGGAGCAGACCTTCAACAGGAAGCACAACGCCATTAGCACGGCGGGTATTGAGGCCTTGGCGTCCATCAGAGGACAGAAGAACTTCAATCAGGCCAATGCAAAGGCCTTCGACCAGATGTTCCAGCAGGCGGTGGCTTCTGGCGATGTGGCCTTGGTGGGCGTGGCAGCCGGGGCCATCCGCAACCCAGAGCTGAACATGAAGAACACCTACGCAGACCGCTCCTTCCTGACCCAAGCCCGTGATAAACTGGTCTTGCCGCGTGACATTGAAACGTATCTGGAACTGCAGAAAACCTTGGATTACC
The nucleotide sequence above comes from Nibribacter ruber. Encoded proteins:
- a CDS encoding peptidylprolyl isomerase, with the translated sequence MKNRIKIAVAVLLLASACQQPGQESGSTNKFSDATLRKIYTLQDERKTQELLTFLQRPEAMYRREAALAFGSVQDSTALQPLAALLQDADQEVKKAAAYALGQIGSSTAETPLIAAYGAEKDPTTRAEFLEAWGKVATQKGLDMMAMISTSQPQLQTGQAWGLYRAGQRKLAYGSAIKKASELLRSNQESARLGIAHFLGRTPKLDPSSIKSEVFTVVQKDPSAEVRMAAALALGKMTDTVGLAPVVASLLKNDVDYRVRVNAVRPLYALSYGSAQQAAFNALTDKHPHVALSAADYLVAKAPATESPKLLEHANKQQDWRVRATLYGAALASANDKSAISAQIKQLFAASQNPYEQAALLTALSKDPTQFAFIQEQTFNRKHNAISTAGIEALASIRGQKNFNQANAKAFDQMFQQAVASGDVALVGVAAGAIRNPELNMKNTYADRSFLTQARDKLVLPRDIETYLELQKTLDYLEGKTSAPTPPTPYGNPINWATVNKLKKGQRALLKTSKGDITFELLVEDAPGSVANFVQLTEKGFFNGKNFHRVVPNFVAQGGDPRGDGWGSSEDGIRSEFANLHYLEGYVGMASAGKDTESCQWFITHSPTPHLDGRYTIFARVVKGMDVVHQLNIGDTIEKVTLVR
- a CDS encoding ABC transporter ATP-binding protein — protein: MAFWSNLFTSKKASSTGKPPLSVQQRVSALKHLPPFLKLVWQTNPRMAFLNVVLRLFKAAVPLAMLYVGQLIIDEVISLTQVTGERELRYLLTLVAIEFGLAVISDTLNRGIALIDGLLGDLFANQSSIRLMEHAAELDLDQFEDSTFYDKLERARRQTLSRTILMSQVLGQLQDLITMLFLAVGLVAFNPWLLLLLLVAVLPAFLGESHFNERSYSLVHGWTPERRELDYLRQTGASDDTAKEVKIFGLSDFLVNRFRELSSQFYLDNKKLATRRAGWGSFFAALGSAGYYGAYVYIILQTVNGQVSIGQLTFLAGSFMRMRGLLESILNRFTSVAEGALYLQDFFDFFELQPRIHRKPNAPAFPKPIQHGFTFENVGFQYHNSERWAIRNLNFTLRAGEKLALVGENGAGKTTLVKLLSRLYDPTEGLILLDGIDLREYDPADLRREIGVIFQDFVRFQMSAGTNIAIGRIEEKSNQPRIESSAHQSLADTVIAKLPEGYDQVIGRRFNKGVDLSGGEWQKIALGRAYMRDAQLLILDEPTAALDARAEHEVFQRFAELTKGKTAVLISHRFSTVRMADRILVIENGQFVEMGSHEELLAKGERYAELFRLQAKGYL
- a CDS encoding MFS transporter; the protein is MSFAPNVYNRQFWMLCLSSFLFSASFNMIIPELPNYLTSLGGGEYKGFIIGLFTLTAGLSRPFSGKLADSIGRLPVMYFGVAVCVLCGFLYPLVATVAAFMLLRLIHGFSTGFTPTGESAYVADTVPLEKRGAALGMFGLAGSLGLAAGPAIGGEFSRYFSLNALFYCSSGMALLSILVLSGLKETLSSPQKFNWGLLRIKKHEILEPKVMPPFIVMFLTLFCYGAVLTVVPDFSSSLGIANKGLFFTFYTLSSIGIRFMAGRASDKYGRVTLLRISTLVMALSMVTISLATDKTWFLAGAVVYGIGTGMNSPTLYAWAIDLSDPAHRGRAMATIYIALEAGIGIGALAAGWIFGNHLDRLPLVFQVAAGLCTAAFLYVMLGKFPKRAEA
- a CDS encoding serine O-acetyltransferase, encoding MEEAFLHRLWGLHQQNQLRVPTALLCQFLDRLMQLLFPPLAEPPYKTEHALRQEAQFLEQELQRLLQGVQHLGAFSAIETSRQFIQVLPQLYDQIIEDARFILQEDPAARHIEEVMRTYPGFQAIGVYRMAHFLHLHEVPILPRILTEYAHSKTGIDIHPGAKIGVPFCIDHGTGVVIGETTEIGRFVKLYQGVTLGALSVSKHMQDIKRHPTIEDHVVIYAGATILGGATVIGAHSIIGGNVWLTESVGPYSRLYHRAQIKVSRTEEPEGILDFSI
- the cysK gene encoding cysteine synthase A — translated: MKAENILQTIGNTPTVKVNRLFGPDANVWMKLERANPGGSIKDRIALSMVEDAEKRGLLKKDTRIIEPTSGNTGVGLAMVAAVKGYPITLVMPESMSIERRRLMAAYGAQLELTPREKGMKGAIEKAHELAQQNDNAWIPMQFENEANTQIHMETTAQEILADFTDGLDYLITGVGTGGHITGVARVLKKKFPNLKVFAVEPTLSPVLSGGEPGPHPIQGVGAGFIPKIMDMSVLDGVIQVTPQEAFDYTRRAAREEGIFVGVSSGGSLAAVAQKIEELEKGAKILTFCYDTGERYLSVEGLFV